The genomic region ATGTCTTTACTTTTGTTATGTTTAAAGTAATACTGATATCTCTTGCAAATATAAACCTGTATTATCTCCTCCTCTTGATTTCCTGGAGACTACATTTTTTGTTCACAACAAGGGATTTTTGTCTGTACATCCACCTTAATTTCCACATACCATTTAACTTAACACATGCTGTTTCTGGTTACTACCTATTGATATGAGGAAATGTGATCAGCATGTAAATGCCAAGTCCTGACATCTCCAACAGATATCtatactgcaaaaaaaatcctttttttaccAAAAACTCTCATCGCCAAGAAATTGGGTCCTCGTGTATCTTTTTAAGTTACAGTCAAGACTTAAACATTCTAGCTGTGATGCACAGCTGTAGATATATCATGAGAATATCATGCCTTCTTTATGATTTACTTCATAAATTCCTGTACAAATTATGTAGGCAACAGACTACTATCATGTTCCTGAATAGCCACGGTTTAATTTTCCTCTCCATTTTATAACAGAATGGTGACCATGGATGTAGAACAGATCATTACTCTTGGTCTTGCTCTCCTCCTTGCCGTGAAGTACATATTCTTTGAGCAAACAGAGACAGAATCAACCTTCTCTATGAAGAACCCGATAATCTCCCCCGTAGCGGTGCAAAAGAAGCAAGTAGAGAGTTGCTACAGACGGGAACAGGAAAAACCAGTCAACGTTTCCACAACAGAAGAAGCTTCATCAAAGGCGGAAAAGGGTATAATTCCACTGTTATAAACCAGAGATAGAGGCACAGAGACAGCAAAGTaccttatttgtgtttttaccgCTTTGTAGTTaagtaaaataatgtttaaagtCATTTCTATCCATTAGGTTTGTTTTTTCCTTTACTGATTCTATAATGTAATCAAAGCGATGtcaaataagtaaataataaGTGACGATGGACAGATAAAATGGCGTATGCCTTTGAATTGACATAAGCATATTGGAATGTGTGGCATGTTTTAATTATGAACTCTAATTTGTCTTTTATACTTACAGAGGCAGTTATAAAGCCATTACCCCTTGAGACATCACCCAAAGCCAAGTTTATAGTGGGAGATTCTTCTCCAATAGAATTGTCTCCAGAGGATAAAAATTCCATGTTTAATCTACCAGAGGAACCGCGTCCACTTGAGGAATGTGTTCGTATTCTTAAGAATCCAGATGTAAGTTTAATGAATTAGATAAATATTCAATGGTTAGAATGGGAGAAAAGTTGGAAAGGCAGATTTTTTCTAACCAATATACTTGCAACGTATTCCGTGTTTTCTACAGAAAGGAGCACAGTATCTGACTGATGCAGAAGTCATTAGCCTTGTGAATGCCAAGCATATCCCTGCCTATAAACTGGAAACCATGATGGAATCCCCCGAGAGGGGTGTGGCTGTTCGCAGGCAAATGTTAGCTGATAAGCTCCCCCAACCATCAGCACTGCAGAGTTTGCCTTATAAGAACTACAACTACTCTTTAGTAAGTCACGGATATGTTAATAGATAGGCCATTGTATCATTACAATGACTATTTGTATGCGTCCATGCACTTTTGTTTATACATATGCAGTTTTATCTACTCAGCAGAGTAGTATCAATGTTTCTGTTCTCTCTAGGTAATGGGTGCTTGTTGCGAGAATGTCATCGGGTACATGCCCATCCCTGTAGGTGTAGCCGGACCTCTCTTGCTGAACAACAAAGAGTATCAGGTGCCCATGGCAACGACTGAAGGGTGTCTTGTGGCCAGCACAAACAGAGGCTGCAGAGCCATAATGGTGAGCTTAGTGTATTCCAACATTTAAGATAATCAAAGTAGCAACAAGCCACAATTGTTAATCTTGCCTTCTGTGTAAAATATGCAGTAGCTTAGGAAGCacccatatatatgtatgtgactTAGACATTTGTTTCATTGTTTATggatatatctatttttttaaagggttaattTGCTGCATTATTGCTGAACACACGGTGATTGCCTTTGTCTCTTTCAGCTGGGAGGAGGTGCCAGAAGTCGTGTTCTGGCTGATGGGATGACTCGTGGTCCCGTTGTTAGGTTACCAACTGCCTGTGATGCAGCAGAAGTAAAGGCCTGGCTAGACAGTACAGAGGGATTCAAAGTCATAAAGGATGCTTTTGATAGCACAAGCAGGTAGTGTTTATGCAGTGCCTATAATGGAAAGTTAGCGGTAAAACAATtgctctaataataaaaaaaaaatgttcataaatgAAAAGGTTTctacctttttaaagaaacagttcagtgtaaaaataaaataataaaactgggtaaatagataggctgtgcaaaataaaaaaattctaatatagttagtaagccaaaaatgtaatgtataaaggctggagtgactggatgtcattgtttccactgattggttacaggtagtaacttgaggggggcccacatgggcgATAACTgtcgcttttgaatctgagctgaatcctGACGatcgattgcaaactcactgaaccgttatgtcccatgtggtccgcCTTAAAGTCgcagactaactcagagttagagagctgaaaagcaggaagtagtgttctgttctgttagacatccagtcactccagcctttatacattacatttttgcttaactaactatattagaaacattttttatctatttatctatttacccagtttttatttttacactgaactgttcctttaagatatgagTTCTGTTTATTAGAATATAGATGAGGAAGATGTTTCCATTAGCATTGCATGAGGAAGAGTAACGAGTACTTTAACAACCAGAAGGTTGCTTTGCTTTGGCCAGTCTGTCAATCACGagatgctaaataaataaaaacgggTGCATcatgattatattttattgtaagtCAGAATTAACACAGAATATTTCTCTTAGATTTGCTCGACTCGGGAGACTACAAACCAGTGTTGCTGGAAGGAACCTGTACATCCGTTTCCAGTCTAAAACAGGAGATGCCATGGGAATGAACATGATTTCAAAAGTACGTTTGTTATAAAGGAAATGTGTATTTCTTAACTGGGAGACATCATCTTTACCTTGGCATGAAATAATATAGAATGCAATtctctaggtcagtgatccccaaccagtagctcgtgaccaacaagttgctccccaaccccttggatcaggggtgcttcgccaatgaggcaagttgaggctgtcgcctcaggcggcagcgccccactaggtaccaggggcagcaaaaatgctgctcctggtactttaagagtgaatttccgggggaggaggggcagcagcaactgctgctgcctcaggcggcggaggggccaggatcgcccctgccttggatgttgctctccgtggcctcaaagcagatgcttatttttgaattccaggcttggttgcataaaaaccagtagTACTTCTAAACAGATCCTCCtctaggctgcctgtccacataggggctaataatagccaatcacaacccttattggcaccacccaggaaaacttttcatgcttgtgttgctccccaactcttttgacatctgaatgttgctcacgggtgaaaaaggttggggaccccttctcTAGGTGCACCAGCCCATTGTTCTGCCCTTCTAGTTATACTTTGTGCACAAGCCTAGTGAATGCTCCAGTATTAGTTTTGGATGCTGTTACATGTCTTGAGTTTTTGGGCCCTGAGCTTTGGGTCTGGTCAACTTTTTAAACAAAAGATCTAATGTCTCATTCAAATAGTGCCCCTTcttaattttattgcatttagtaCTGGTGACTGTTTTGGAACTTGCCACCTTCCCTGCTGCATAACAGCATAGCATATACCCTCaacattctatctatctatctatctatctatctatctatctatctatctatctatctaatatcatTCATTACTACAAGTAAGGCCTTCTGCTGTTGtaatagatttttattaaataattaataagcaAATAATGTTTCTTTATTCATTTGCAACAGCTTACAGTTTCAGTTTAATACCGTATCAAAATTGTGTCTATATAACAGGGCACTGAAAAGGCTCTTGCTAGACTACAAGAAGAGTTCCCTGATCTCCATGTTTTAGCTGTCAGTGGCAACTACTGTACGGATAAGAAGCCGGCTGCTATTAACTGGATAGAGGGTAGAGGAAAGTCTGTGGTTTGTGAGGCCATCATTCCAGCCAAAGTTGTACGGGAGGTAAGGCATTTTATTCCCCTTTtagtcgtgtgtgtgtgtgtgtgtgtatctctatatatctatctatatctctatatatctatctatatatctatatatagatatctatctatctatctctatcaatctatatctatatctatctctatatctatatctatctctatctctatatctatctctatatctatcaatctatatctatatctatcaatctatatctatcaatctatatctatctgtgtgtgtgtgtatatatctatatctatctgtgtgtgtgtatatatatctatctatatctatctatatctatataaaatctatctatatctatataaaatctatctatatctatataaaatctatctatatctatataaaatctatctatatctatataaaatctatctatatctatataaaatctatctatatctatataaaatctatatatatatatatatatctatatatctatctatcaataaatGATGGGGTGGTTGTAAATAAGGTAGGAAAGGAAATAACGGAATCTAATatttagggattcaccgaatctactattttgaattcggctgaacccccgaaatccttcacaaaagatttgcgaagggatgggaaggggaaaacattttttacttccttgttttgtgacaaaacgtcacgcgatttcccttccccgctcctaatttgcatatgcaaattggtatttggttcgaccaggcagaaggattcggctgaatccgaatccgggattcggtgcatccctaataatattgAGGCTTTAATGGAAATATGTTTCTCCTTAGGTTCTAAAGAGCTCAACAGAAGCATTAGTTGAAGTGAATATCAATAAGAATTTGATTGGTTCTGCTATGGCGGGAAGCATTGGAGGCTACAATGCACATGCTGCAAACATTGTGACGGCCATTTACATTGCTTGCGGACAGGTAAGTGATTAGTATCAATCTCTACAACAGACTTTTCAACATTTTCAGTGTTCTATTGTGGGGATCCCCCTCGTTGCCCCAACTATGCTTTCTTCATAAAGGTTCTTCCTCCCAGTATTTCAGCTGTAATTGTTTCAGtttcttctttgttttcatttgataaatctgctttatTGATTCATCTCCCCTTTTTATTAGGATGCTGCTCAGAATGTCGGGAGCTCCAACTGCATCACAATAATGGAGGCTACTGGTCCTATGAATGAAGATTTGTACATCAGCTGCACAATGCCCTCTATAGAAATTGGAACAGTAGGAGGTGGAACCACCTTGGCTCCCCAGCAAGCTTGCTTACAGGTATGAGACAAACAAAGTTTTAAAACAATAGTGTCGCTTGTTTGGTAAGTGGGGAAGATAATTGTAAGAAATGTAAATATGATGTGGCTAGCTGCAAAGAACAGAAGGACAAATGTGCATGGGGTGTGAGGAACAATTATGCTTGACaattgaattaaaggaacagtaaaaccaaaaaattaaagtgttttaaaggagtgataatataatgtactggtgccctgcactggtaaaactggtgtatttgctttagaaaatctactatagtttatataaagaagctgctgtgtagccatgggggcagccattcaaagctgaaaagggagaaaaggcacaggatacacagcagataacagataagctctgtagcatacaatgggattcttccaaaatgatctgctatctactgtgtatcctgtgcttgaatggctgcccccatggctacacagcagcttgtttatataaactatagtagagtttctgaagcaaatacaacagtttaaccagtgcaaggcaacactacattatattgtctttcctttaaaacgttcctttaaaacgttttttttttttttttttaaattttttggtgtattttttttggaataaaaccTACTTACAGGTGCAATGTACATCTATATACAGATTTGTTGACCTGAGCAAAGTAATTTGTGTTGGCACTGGAAATGTTTTCtgcctattgctttaattaaaaCGGAAAAAAACATACTATCATTATTTCTTATATTAAAGGACCATTGTTCTGTTTTCACCCATGCTTCCTTCCCCCCACCACTCTGTAATGAgaagagtttaaaggggaagtaaattctaaaatagaataaagctagaaatgctgtattttgtatactaaacataaatatctgCCAGAAACCGATATAGCAAAACTGATGATTAATCATAAATATTTGCTGTTTTGTTCTAGATGCTGGGGGTGCAAGGAGCAAGTACAGAGGCACCAGGGAAAAATGCCCGCCAGCTTGCTCAGATAGTGTGTGGCACAGTAATGGCCGGGGAGCTTTCACTAATGGCAGCTTTGGCTGCGGGTCATCTAGTCAAGAGTCACATGATCCATAACAGGTAAGCcgcatatattgttttttttcattgttgtgaTCTCATTAGAATACTGCTATCCAAAAACAAGGGGGGGGGCAAacctttttagattgtaagctccactggagcatgGACTGATTGGAATGGTGAATAATCTCTGTATAGTATTATGGAAAAATGCCAGTGCTTATAAATGAAATAGTAAATGAATTCATTGTAAAATACAGAGGTACAGCAAAGTACTCACTAATAACTCATTGTGAAGTCGTTAATGACTTGTAATTCTCTTTCAGGTCAAAAATGAACCTTCAGGACCTGCCAGGCACATGCACAAAGAAAGCTGCCTGATCGGCCGCGGGAAGAGCTGAGAGTTAAAATGAACTTGTCGGAGAAATGGTGCTTTATCACATGACAACAATAGGTGGCGCCACGTCTACCTGAGAAAGTAACTTGTCTCATCTAGAAATGGATTCCCAGGCTGGAGGCCCACAGTGCAGCAACCTACTGTCTTTGTGATTGGGCCCTAAGAGCCTCACAATCACCATGTTAATCCAGTCATTAATTGaattttaaagggcaccaatcataactgaaataatttagtaaataaactatgtgaaagttcaagaaatccgatttttaaaacagaattgtttgtataatgtaaatgatcagctcactatacgttctgcaagatctcccctatctccactgcagttctagctaaggcagccatcttggatttcactggctcctcctacctatatcttcccagctctgaaatctcgcacatgctcagtagaagttccttctaagctattttcaaatctctgtgttagctgctgttcagtagtgctgccacctgctggaagttactgtgtgcccttcatttgcataatgacatcaccagcaggggacaagaaaaggaaatctcctgatacttctagtggaggagtttactaaggcattctgggtagaatactcaaggcagtgctacaTTCTGAGCATGCTcttgaaatttgcatgttatagtctcagtatggactcccacaaagtaagggattttttaaaacctgcaggtttttttccaaaaatgatatatgtagtttgattaaacgtgtttagcttgtactggtcagattgttaatatgtgtttgattttggttatgctaggtgccctttaaaaagaaacttACATAATTAACACAATggtctgtgttgttttttttacctggCGTTGTTTATAAGGCTGTTTGTATTATTGAATCAGGTCAGTAATTGTAATATACATTGATTTTGATGGAtagaaaagtaatttatttgggggggggaatGCTATTGTATATATCGGTTTAATATACATCATATGTGATCATTTTTACTGCCCGTCTGGTCATTTATCATTTAGTTACAAATTGCAGCGCTGTGATTGTGGAATCCACAGAATTTGCTGGTGCCAAAAGATTCCACATTTCTACTCATTCCTTTGGTCTGGGCCTGCACATTTATTTACTTGTCAACACACAGTATAGAGCAAAGAGCTGGCTgcagcactgaaagggttaaagtcTTAATAATGAAGTTCTGCTTAAGCAACAGTAAAGCCTTTAGTACGACGTTGCTTCCCCATGTAAGAGCAAAGCTACAATTTAATGTGAGGGGCAATGTTCTAAGGCTTCCCCACACCATAACTTTACTACTTTGCTACTAGTCGGCTCCTTCTCACCCGCTAAGTGACGGCCACGTTGCCTGTGTCCTCATTATGAACTTGCTATAAATTAAGCATGAAtgtctggggttttttttcccttcttgcTGTTTTCTTTCTTATTAAAGGTCAACCAAAACTGTCTTTATAAGATTTTTCAAAATACTGAACACTAAACACTGCAATAAAAGTCGCCTATTTTTCTATAAGTGCTGTCTGTCCTTACTAGATTTAATTACCGACAAGTCTTGGCTGCATGGAAAAAGAATTGttggaaatagggatgcactgaatccactattcggccgaacccccgaatccttcgtggaagattcggccgaataccaaactgaatcctaatgtgGTGGAAAGgggaattcctttttttttacttccttgttttgtgacaaacaaTCATGCAAtatccctccccgcccctaattgcatatgcaaattaggattcggatttggtttcggccgtgcagaaggattcagccaaatactgctgaaaaatccagaaccgaatcctggattcggtgcatccctagttagaaaaCCAGAGACCTGTAGGTGATTACAGGAAATCTCAGCCTCTCCCAGGAACCGGATATGTGCCTGGGGGTCAACTATAAAATCTAGGAATGAATTATGACACTAATCTCAATCCAGAGATTTGTTGTAGGGCAGTTTTACAAGTGATCATGTAAatgtaccccccaaacaatggGGCCAATGGATTACAAATTTCTGTTCTGGAAACTATTTAAAGGagtagtaacaccaaaaaaaaagtgtcctaaagtaacacaaatatagtttatataaacacgcttctgtgtagccatgggggcagccattcaaagccgaaaaaggataaaaaggcacaggatacacagcagataacagataaaccctgtagtatataatgggattcttcagaacttatctgttatctactgtatatcctgtgcttgaatggctgcccccatggctacacagcagcttgtttatataaactatagttgttattctcaagcaaacacaccagtttttgcagggcaacactacattatattgtctttcctttaaaacacttttaacaatttgttggtgttactgttcctttaaagatcttTAACCCCTTGAGTGCCAGTGACTATCATCTGCTGTGTCGCTTGTTGCCTGTAAGAATCAGCACAGCGGGGCTCAGAGGTGAGTAGAAACATAGAATATACAGCCCTGGCCCTGTGGTTTTTTAGAGCCTGACCAACAATATCATTTACTTACACGTTGGCAGCTGAGACAAGTAGATCCTGAGTAGATTTAACGTAtgtcagaatctctttaaaggggttgttcaccttccaaacactttttttcagttaagttcttttcagattgttccccagaaatcgactttttttcaattactttataattttaccatttttccaaattcgaagtttaaCGTTTACGTTTCCTgtatctggtgtttgagtctggcagctcagtaattcagcagcagattctgaactgttataattttgcaacattgagttgatacatttctcagcagcatctctggagtattagtaactattgtatcaattcttacagctgcctgtaatgaaacccagagattctgctcattAGTGATTTGTGGGCCGTCCTGATACCCGCAGGTTACGACCTTTCAAATGCAGACTTCCAGGTTGTTTTTATAGACGTGCctctcaccccgccccttttgggATGTCATCGGCGGGGGTGGGTCGGCGCGGACCTATAAAAGAGACCCAGAAGTCGGTTGCGGTTTGTGGGAGGTCGGGTTGCGGGCGGGTGTGGGTTGGGAAAAGACTGACCCGCACATCAGTACTGCTCAGCAGatacaaagataacaaatgcaacaaataaaatgtatcaatttagatcagtttacagggtcggcgaccccccctcccagagctgctttaaaaagtgaaaaattaaactttacacttaaatattagaaaaatgtcacAAATAGAATAAGAGtacttggaaaaagtctttatttctggggaataatttgaaaccaactgaactggaaaaagagttggaaggtgaacaacccctttaatagagtaTAAGATAGATACACACATTATTTTCTCTGATAATGTAAAAACAGCTGCACCCCCACCCATGCCCCTTGCTGGTATTGACCTCAATAGTGACTGGCAAAGTTTGGGCCAATCCTGCATTCACGCCAGTAGGAGGCTGCATGGGCAAGTGGTTCTCTACGTTGGCATGTGGGGAAAAGTAGGTAGAACTGCAGCTTGTCTAGGGGCACATGCCACCCCTCCATCTATCTTCAGCCGTAAAATGTCAGACTTTCAGTAATGGCAGCAGAAGTGACACAATATATGAGGTGGATGTGGTGGGTATTGCCCAAGCCTGGGAAAGTTCTTCAGTGGAGCACATTTGTGGTCAGTAATCCTAGAGGGggcacaattctggggtaacacttagcaggggggaggcagggaaggAGGCCATTGGGGACATCAccgtgggggtttagttctcctttaaagtctttgAGGAAGTCCGGAGTGACGAAACGCGTCAGATGGGGCTTAGTTACATATACAGGGTGCACCCAGGGAGAAACTTGCTGTGAGCAGAGAGATATGCCGGCATAAGTAATTGAACTCTTAATGCAGCAAACTGGGGAACCTCATGAAAACCTGGAAAGACCGATAAACGCCAATCTGCTTTGttttatgtgagtgtaattttaaatcTATAGATGTAGATTAGTTTTTTTACACTATATGAAGGGCATTTTCCTTAGTAAATCCAGAGCGGAATCTGGATACAAACATTGAGGTGAAATATCTGAAAGGCACATTCGCACTTAAACATTTGTGAGTGTAAATCTTCCCTTGGTGTTGGATCACTAAAAGTAAAGGAAAAGTGTGACCATGATCCGCTGAATGAAGGAGTGGGTTTCACGTGAAATTGTGGTATTATAGAGTGTTCAGACAGAGAGGTGCTGAATAGATCACaatttactacactatattttgacatttttgtttcatttttttctgtcttcTGAACTTCCTTGAGAAGTTATGTTTCTCAGTGTTTGAATTTGAAACTATGTGTATCATGTCTGATGAACTCTTCATGGATCCTGAAGACTGTTCTCTTAGACCATAAAGCTGCCAGGAAgccagcatttgttttttatagttttttttaattattattctgATTATTTCTAGCTCTCAaatagtggtcactgaccccatctaaaaacaaatactcggtattgtaaggctacaaattgttattgctacattttattgctcatctttttattcaggcctctcctattcatattccagtctcttgtttaaatcaatgcatggttgctagagtaatttgaaccctagcaaccagattgctgaaacggcagactggagagctgtttaataaaaagcttaataattcaaaaaccttgaataataaaaaatgaaaactgaatgcAAATTGTCACTCTACTTcactctacttcatactaaaagttagttggtgaacaacccctttaatattgtagacttatatacttatatacttatatacttatatacttatatactttaGGGGCTAAGTCAGAACCTTGTCAAGGGGAACATTGGGTCTGACACTTCAGGCTTTAGGCAGGACAGAAGCCTCTGACTTTATCTTTGTGTGATAATATCATATTTCCATAGAGTGTCACCTTTATAATGTCACTAACAGAAGTGTGTTGGCATCTGTGTATCTGTACTTACTGTATCTACTGCTGATAAAGGTTGTGGCACATTTTCAGAAATAAACACATCTGGTTCCCTTTCAATGTTTCTGTTACCGTTGATCATTTACGTTCAGATGAAAGAAAGTCGTGAGTCTCGTGGTCCCTCCTACCCCTGTGACTATTTACTGACTCCTCTCAGCAGAGGTGTGTGAGCCAATAGCTACTCCTGACATCACATCTCCCCAGCTCATGTCTCATCCCTCAAACTAACGCTCCCAATTTTCAAGCACAACCAACTCATTATGGGGGGATAAACACTTTCTGAATTTTGAACCAAAACAAGCTGCAGTTATAGAATAAAAACAGAACactaactgtaataataaaatcacaTAGAATACCAGTTTGTTAGGTGATCCCCTCACTCATTTTAATTACTAACCAGCTGGGGACAAGGGTATTTTTTTCACCACCTTATTCCACTTTCTTGGACATTTCCTGTGCTGGTGATGTTTATTACACTCAGTATTACACATGCGTCCAATTCAATAGGCTCAGGGAACCTGGTAACAGCAAGGAAGATGGTAGGATGACACTTAGAAGAAAGTACCAAAGCCGGTACTTTTTTCGAAGGAAAGGAGATACAGACCAGGGTGGTGGGTTAGCAAATAAAGTCAGTGGGGGAATGGCTAACCAATTGGTCCCTGAGATTTTACCTTTAAAAGTAAatagattagatgatagatatagatagatcgatgatagatagatagatagatagatagatagatagatagatagatagatagatagatagatagatagatagatgatagacagacagagagacagacagacagacagacagacagacagacagacagacagacagacagatagatagatagatagatagatagatagataatagatagataatagatagataaataactagagagacagacatagatagatagattagatagataccaggatagatagacagacagacagacagacagatagatgatagatagatagatagatagatagatagatagatagatagatagatagatagatagatagatagatagatagagatagatagatagatagatagatagatagatagatagatagatagagtatttttagatagatgatagatagatagatagatagatagatagatagatagatagatagatagatagatagatagatagatagatgcatagATAAATAACTAGAgagacagacatagatagatagattagatagataccaggatagatagacagacagacagacagacagacagacagacagacagatagatgatagatagatagatagatagatagatagatagatagatagatagatagatagatagatagatagagatagatagatagagagagagagagagagagagagagagagagagagagagatagatagatagatagatagatagatagatagatagatagatagatcatgcCACAGGTGtttccaagcctgaaatttaGACTCAGTCCCCTTTTTGGGAAATGCTGTTGGGTTACATATTGTGAAAACTGGACTATTAATGGTGTTCCCTGTCAGCTTGGGGAATGCAGCAACTTCCATAGGCCCCTTGGGTAGAACAGGGTGGTGACAATTAAATTTGTCAATATTatagattttcattttaaaacatt from Xenopus laevis strain J_2021 chromosome 1S, Xenopus_laevis_v10.1, whole genome shotgun sequence harbors:
- the hmgcr.S gene encoding 3-hydroxy-3-methylglutaryl-coenzyme A reductase-like isoform X1, whose translation is MMGSRRFRLFLSHPNVTPVLLDLLCPILTYPYPTEHPIFLHPNTQLYDILNRANMLSRLFRMHGQFVASHPWEVIVGTVTLTICMMSMNMFTGNDKICGWNYACPKFEEDVLSSDIIILTITRCIAILYIYFQFQNLRQLGSKYILGIAGLFTIFSSFVFSTVVIHFLDKELTGLNEALPFFLLLIDLSKASALAKFALSSNSQDEVRDNIARGMAILGPTFTLDALVECLVIGVGTMSGVRQLEIMCCFGCMSVLANYFAFMTFFPACVSLVLELSRESREGRPIWQLGQFSSVLEEEEDNKPNPVTQRVKMIMSLGLVLVHAHSRWISEPFSQNNTSISDHEVTTMLDDMMPKRVEPSMPLWQFYLSRMVTMDVEQIITLGLALLLAVKYIFFEQTETESTFSMKNPIISPVAVQKKQVESCYRREQEKPVNVSTTEEASSKAEKEAVIKPLPLETSPKAKFIVGDSSPIELSPEDKNSMFNLPEEPRPLEECVRILKNPDKGAQYLTDAEVISLVNAKHIPAYKLETMMESPERGVAVRRQMLADKLPQPSALQSLPYKNYNYSLVMGACCENVIGYMPIPVGVAGPLLLNNKEYQVPMATTEGCLVASTNRGCRAIMLGGGARSRVLADGMTRGPVVRLPTACDAAEVKAWLDSTEGFKVIKDAFDSTSRFARLGRLQTSVAGRNLYIRFQSKTGDAMGMNMISKGTEKALARLQEEFPDLHVLAVSGNYCTDKKPAAINWIEGRGKSVVCEAIIPAKVVREVLKSSTEALVEVNINKNLIGSAMAGSIGGYNAHAANIVTAIYIACGQDAAQNVGSSNCITIMEATGPMNEDLYISCTMPSIEIGTVGGGTTLAPQQACLQMLGVQGASTEAPGKNARQLAQIVCGTVMAGELSLMAALAAGHLVKSHMIHNRSKMNLQDLPGTCTKKAA